TGGATCGGATCGGGCTCCAGCAGCACGGGATACGCGATGCCCGGTGCGAGCTGGAGAGCGAACGCGCCTTGTCCGAGACCGGTCGAAACCCGGATCCCTTCAATCCTCACGCGGCGGTTGACGGCTCCCTGCGGATCGGCCAGGAGGTCGGACGCGTCCAGGTCACGGGCCGCCTCGATCGCGGCCGCTTCAGCTTCGGCGCGTCCTTCCTCGATGTCGCGCGACTGGAGGTTCAGCCAGTACATGAACCCTCCGATGGCCGCCAGCGCGACGATGCTGAGAATGACGCCGAGACCACCTTCACCCTTGTTGGACATGTCTCTTCTCCCGGTTCCTCACGCCTCGCGATCGGTGAATTCGATGAGCGCCAACTCCGCTCCGTCACCCTTCCGCGCGCCCAACTTCAGAATCCTTGTGTATCCGCCCGGGCGATGTTCGAACCGCGGGCCGATCTTCTCGAAGAGTTTCCGCAGTGCGGCGCGATCCGCGATCTGTCGGCCAGCCAGTTGCCTGCTATGCAGATCGCCCCTCTTCGCCAAAGTGATGAGCTTTTCGGCGAACGGCCGCAACTCCTTCGCCTTCGCCTCCGTGGTACGGATCCGCTCGTGCATGATGAGACTCGTCGCCATATTTCGCAGCATCGCCTTCCGATGGCTGCGCGTCCGGCTGAGTTCGCGCCCCTTCTTTCTATGCCTCATCGTCGCCCTGAGCTCCGTTTCCCGCCAGATCGTCCTTCAGGTAGAGGTTCCCTTCTTCATCCCGCAGGAACGACATACCGAAGCGGAGTCCGTGCGTGCCGAGGACCTCCGCCAGCTCCTCGAGAGACTTCTCTCCGAAATTCTCCAGCCGCAGGATATCGTCGCGCGACCGCGTGACGACGTCGCCCAGCGTCGTGATCCCCTGCTTTTCGAGGGTATTCCTTGAACGGGCCGAGACTTCGCTGAAATCCTCGAGCGAGCGTTCGAGCAGCTCGACAAGCTCCGAGTCGACAGGCTCCCTTACGCTCTTCTCCTCGACCGGCTCGAGGGCCTCCGGCAGCGTGGGCACGGTCCCCATCTGACTGAAATACGACAGGTGCAGCCGGACGATCTCCGCCGCCTGCGAAACCGCTTCCGCCGGATTCAGGGCTCCGTTCGTCTCGACGTCCACCTCGAGCCGGTCGAAGTCCGTGCGCTGGCCGACGCGGGTCTCCCTTACATTGAAATTCGCGCGGGTCACGGGGTTGTAAACCGCGTCGATCCGGATC
The nucleotide sequence above comes from Candidatus Palauibacter australiensis. Encoded proteins:
- a CDS encoding DNA-directed RNA polymerase subunit alpha, with product MTVSVDLAGLVLPEAMEEQRRSPNGARASFLLQPLERGFGHTIGNSIRRIMLSSLPGAAVWAFRADGVQHEHQTVDGVAEDVHQVIQNLKRLVLVMDEDKEDAKLSLTAHKAGPVMAKQIGEHASVRVVNPDLVLFTLQEDLPENRPLAFDLWVNRGRGFVMAEHHTPPEETETKRVFPVGTIRIDAVYNPVTRANFNVRETRVGQRTDFDRLEVDVETNGALNPAEAVSQAAEIVRLHLSYFSQMGTVPTLPEALEPVEEKSVREPVDSELVELLERSLEDFSEVSARSRNTLEKQGITTLGDVVTRSRDDILRLENFGEKSLEELAEVLGTHGLRFGMSFLRDEEGNLYLKDDLAGNGAQGDDEA
- the rplQ gene encoding 50S ribosomal protein L17, with amino-acid sequence MRHRKKGRELSRTRSHRKAMLRNMATSLIMHERIRTTEAKAKELRPFAEKLITLAKRGDLHSRQLAGRQIADRAALRKLFEKIGPRFEHRPGGYTRILKLGARKGDGAELALIEFTDREA